From Luteolibacter yonseiensis:
CCGAACCGAGTTCCATGCTGATCAGCTTGTTCGGCAGCCCCGCGACCACACGCTGGTAGACCTCGTGCTCGGTCTCGGTGAGGCTGGCGCGGCGGCGGGCGAGATCCCTTCGTTTTTCTCCCGCGGCCCAGGCTTCGGATTCCTTGTCCAAAGCGGCCCGCACCGTGGCGACAAGGATGGACCGCGGGGTGGGCTTCGCAAGGAAGTCAAAAGCGCCGGACTTGATCGCCTGCACGCTCATGGGGATGCTGCCGTGTCCCGTCAGGAAGATCACCGGGAGACTCTCGCTCTTGCGCAGCAGGCTCTGGTGGAGTTCCAGCCCGCTGGGGCCGCCGGGCATCCGCACGTCGATGATGATGCAGCCGCGCAGGACCTCGTCGCGGAACATCAGGAAATCCGCGGCGGAGGCGTAGGCGCGTGTTTCGAAGCCTTCGGCGCGCAGGAGACGGCACATGGCGGAGCGGAGTCCTTCGTCGTCATCCACCAGGTAGACGACTTGATTCGGGGGGGGCGGGGTTTTCATAGGTCGGGTTTTTCAGTGTGAACGGGCAGAACCAGCCGGAAGGTGGCTCCACAGGGGGAGTTGTTTTCGGCGGTGATGCTGCCGCCGTGGGCTTCGGAGATGGAGCGGGCCAGCGACAGGCCGAGGCCCATGCCGTTGCTCTTGGAACTGTAGAACGACTCGAAGATCCGGGGCAGCATCTCGGGCGGGATCCCGTGTCCGTTGTCGGCGACACTGATCTCCACCCAGCCGTCGGATTTCAAGACGGTCGAAAGCGTGAGCGTCCGCCGGGTCATCGGAGTCCCGGCGCTCGCATCCATCGCATTGAGCATGAGGTTCAGCAGGATCTGCTCGATCTGGACGCGGTCGCCGGCGGCCAGTGGCAGATCCGGCGTGATCTGCGTGACGACCGAGACGCCGCGCCTGCGGACATCATGGGCGATGAGTTTTACCACGCCGCGCAACACCTCGTTGATGTCGAGCGGAACCATCCTGCATTCACCCTGGGTGATGAGGGACCGCACCCGGTTGATCGTCTCGCTGGCCCGCAGGTCGTCGCGGCGGATGTCCTCCAGGATCTGCCGCACTTCCGAAATGGACGGTTCGCGGAGCTGCAGCAGGATCTCCGCGGTCTCGGCATTGCTGAGGATGGCACCCAGCGGCTGGTTGATCTCATGGGCGATGGAGGCGACGAATTCTCCCAGAAGGGCGACGCGTGTCGCCCGGGCGAGGCTTTTCCGCGTTTCCTCCGCCTCGAACTGATCCGTGATGTTCTTGCTCATCACGATGAAGCACGGCTCTCCCCCGAGCAGGACGAGCTGGGTGGAGATGTTCATCCAGCGGCGTCCGCCCGTCGGGGTCCTGGTGG
This genomic window contains:
- a CDS encoding response regulator transcription factor, with translation MKTPPPPNQVVYLVDDDEGLRSAMCRLLRAEGFETRAYASAADFLMFRDEVLRGCIIIDVRMPGGPSGLELHQSLLRKSESLPVIFLTGHGSIPMSVQAIKSGAFDFLAKPTPRSILVATVRAALDKESEAWAAGEKRRDLARRRASLTETEHEVYQRVVAGLPNKLISMELGSAERTVKAHRSSVMKKMGALSVADLVHMSDLLQEPAE